One region of Mus musculus strain C57BL/6J chromosome 15, GRCm38.p6 C57BL/6J genomic DNA includes:
- the Sla gene encoding src-like-adapter isoform X3, whose translation MIRESETKKGFYSLSVRHRQVKHYRIFRLPNNWYYISPRLTFQCLEDLVTHYSEVADGLCCVLTTPCLAQNIPAPTSHPSPCTSPGSPVTLRQKTFDWKRVSRLQEGSEGAENPLRVDESLFSYGLRESIASYLSLTGDDSSSFDRKKKSLSLMYTGSKRKSSFFSAPQYFED comes from the exons ATGATTCGAGagagtgaaacaaagaaag GTTTCTATTCGCTGTCTGTGAGACACAGGCAGGTGAAGCATTATCGAATCTTCCGTCTTCCCAACAACTGGTACTACATCTCACCAAGGCTCACCTTCCAATGCCTGGAGGACCTGGTGACTCATTATTCTG AAGTGGCTGATGGTCTATGCTGTGTGCTCACCACACCCTGTCTGGCACAGAACATACCTGCTCCAACATCCCACCCATCACCTTGCACCAGCCCTGGTTCACCTGTCACCTTGCGCCAGAAGACCTTTGACTGGAAGAGGGTATCcag ATTGCAAGAAGGTTCAGAGGGAGCAGAGAACCCACTCAGAGTGGACGAATCCCTTTTCAGCTATGGTCTTCGGGAAAGCATTGCCTCTTACCTGTCCCTGACAGGGGATGACAGCAGCTCCTTCGACCGGAAGAAGAAGAGTCTCTCCCTAATGTACACTGGCAGCAAACGCAAGAGTTCCTTTTTTTCAGCACCCCAGTACTTTGAAGATTAA